Proteins encoded in a region of the Vicia villosa cultivar HV-30 ecotype Madison, WI linkage group LG5, Vvil1.0, whole genome shotgun sequence genome:
- the LOC131607328 gene encoding uncharacterized protein LOC131607328 isoform X1 produces the protein MENWIKQIREKLIGAEEEENKADFGGSRDQKTSSFKEKKKANNWFQRQVSRNMSYDYDVIEMEHATAVAAAAFAISSHVSEITHEKKMNDFAETSLTKTRSNVFDKKSTLSQLGSASKRLSGSFKSTDEQVNKVPTTSTSREEKKPEKPITLPPVPSMKKTSTFSEYSKRGSHKKPDMQTPKKTPTFGDNYFNNTDVSKPETSQPKNLPLADDPTMYLTALPPPPPPPPPPPPQPPIRQTSTSTRPSTRSGTRTTDTKADAWEREELNKIKQRYERLLETIDSWEKRKKMKARRKLNKHEQSENERKKRKAWRKYEEKIKYIDGIAAGAREQSEERRKNETIKAKEKANIIRTTGKLPGACSCF, from the exons ATGGAGAATTGGATTAAGCAAATCAG AGAGAAATTAATTGGTGCAGAAGAAGAAGAGAATAAAGCTGATTTTGGTGGTAGCAGGGACCAGAAAACTTCATCTTTCAAAG AGAAGAAAAAGGCAAATAATTGGTTTCAGAGACAAGTTTCAAGGAATATGAGTTATGATTATGATGTTATAGAAATGGAGCATGCCACAGCAGTAGCTGCAGCAGCATTTGCAATTAGTTCACATGTGTCAGAAATAACACATGAGAAGAAAATGAATGATTTTGCTGAAACTTCATTGACCAAGACCAGAAGCAATGTGTTTGATAAAAAATCTACACTTTCCCAATTAGGTTCTGCATCCAAAAGATTATCAG GTTCATTTAAAAGCACAGATGAACAAGTTAACAAGGTACCAACAACATCAACttcaagagaagaaaagaagccTGAAAAGCCCATCACACTCCCACCAGTACCATCAATGAAAAAGACTTCAACTTTTAGTGAATATTCAAAGAGAGGTAGTCATAAAAAACCTGATATGCAAACACCAAAAAAGACTCCAACTTTTGGTGATAACTACTTTAACAACACTGATGTCTCAAAACCTGAGACCTCACAACCAAAAAATCTTCCACTAGCTGATGATCCAACCATGTATTTAACTGCCCTGCCACCACCACCGCCACCGCCACCACCACCTCCGCCACAGCCACCAATCAGGCAGACTTCAACCTCTACTAGACCATCAACAAGATCAGGTACCCGTACAACAGATACAAAAGCAGATGCTTGGGAAAGGGAGGAGCTAAACAAGATCAAACAAAG GTATGAGAGATTGTTAGAGACAATAGACTCATGggaaaagaggaagaagatgaaagcAAGACGCAAGCTAAATAAGCATGAG CAAAGTGAAAATGAGAGGAAAAAGCGGAAAGCATGGAGGAAATATGAAGAGAAGATAAAATACATAGATGGGATTGCAGCAGGAGCTAGAGAACAatcagaagaaagaagaaagaatgaaACGATTAAAGCTAAAGAGAAAGCGAACATAATTAGAACAACAGGCAAGCTTCCAGGGGCATGTTCCTGCTTCTAA
- the LOC131607328 gene encoding remorin-like isoform X2, which produces MSYDYDVIEMEHATAVAAAAFAISSHVSEITHEKKMNDFAETSLTKTRSNVFDKKSTLSQLGSASKRLSGSFKSTDEQVNKVPTTSTSREEKKPEKPITLPPVPSMKKTSTFSEYSKRGSHKKPDMQTPKKTPTFGDNYFNNTDVSKPETSQPKNLPLADDPTMYLTALPPPPPPPPPPPPQPPIRQTSTSTRPSTRSGTRTTDTKADAWEREELNKIKQRYERLLETIDSWEKRKKMKARRKLNKHEQSENERKKRKAWRKYEEKIKYIDGIAAGAREQSEERRKNETIKAKEKANIIRTTGKLPGACSCF; this is translated from the exons ATGAGTTATGATTATGATGTTATAGAAATGGAGCATGCCACAGCAGTAGCTGCAGCAGCATTTGCAATTAGTTCACATGTGTCAGAAATAACACATGAGAAGAAAATGAATGATTTTGCTGAAACTTCATTGACCAAGACCAGAAGCAATGTGTTTGATAAAAAATCTACACTTTCCCAATTAGGTTCTGCATCCAAAAGATTATCAG GTTCATTTAAAAGCACAGATGAACAAGTTAACAAGGTACCAACAACATCAACttcaagagaagaaaagaagccTGAAAAGCCCATCACACTCCCACCAGTACCATCAATGAAAAAGACTTCAACTTTTAGTGAATATTCAAAGAGAGGTAGTCATAAAAAACCTGATATGCAAACACCAAAAAAGACTCCAACTTTTGGTGATAACTACTTTAACAACACTGATGTCTCAAAACCTGAGACCTCACAACCAAAAAATCTTCCACTAGCTGATGATCCAACCATGTATTTAACTGCCCTGCCACCACCACCGCCACCGCCACCACCACCTCCGCCACAGCCACCAATCAGGCAGACTTCAACCTCTACTAGACCATCAACAAGATCAGGTACCCGTACAACAGATACAAAAGCAGATGCTTGGGAAAGGGAGGAGCTAAACAAGATCAAACAAAG GTATGAGAGATTGTTAGAGACAATAGACTCATGggaaaagaggaagaagatgaaagcAAGACGCAAGCTAAATAAGCATGAG CAAAGTGAAAATGAGAGGAAAAAGCGGAAAGCATGGAGGAAATATGAAGAGAAGATAAAATACATAGATGGGATTGCAGCAGGAGCTAGAGAACAatcagaagaaagaagaaagaatgaaACGATTAAAGCTAAAGAGAAAGCGAACATAATTAGAACAACAGGCAAGCTTCCAGGGGCATGTTCCTGCTTCTAA